A genomic region of Carettochelys insculpta isolate YL-2023 chromosome 7, ASM3395843v1, whole genome shotgun sequence contains the following coding sequences:
- the CPN1 gene encoding carboxypeptidase N catalytic chain, with product MCQLLWPLVRFLLLFKVAASVNFFHHRYEQLVQALFTVHNECPDITRIYSIGRSVQGRQLYVLEFSDNPGIHEPLEPEFKYVGNMHGNEVLGRELLLQLSEFLCEEYQQRNQRITRLIWDTRIHILPSMNPDGYEVAANQDPGAIGYLTGRNNANGVDLNRNFPDLNTFMYYSEKTGGPNHHIPLPANWKSQVEPETLAVINWMRRYNFVLSANLHGGALVANYPYDKAQEQQGRGRGRGYHPESNTPSPTPDDKLFQKLARTYSYAHHSMHQSSTCGEQFVDGITNGASWYSLSKGMQDFNYLYTNCFEITLELSCNKFPPQKDLEKEWLANREALITYLEEVHQGIKGLVSDQNNNGIAGAVISVQGIGHDVTSGDQGDYFRLLLPGTYTITALAYGYQPQTVTVTVGPAGPSLVHFQLKQNIMKGPPEKKAPATSLSSKALQKKVVPRAAYKKTQK from the exons ATGTGTCAGTTGCTCTGGCCTCTTGTGAGATTCCTGCTTCTGTTCAAAGTAGCAGCCTCGGTGAACTTTTTCCACCACCGCTATGAGCAGCTTGTACAGGCTCTGTTCACTGTGCACAATGAGTGTCCTGATATCACGAGGATTTACAGTATCGGTCGCAGTGTCCAGGGGAGACAGCTCTATGTCCTGGAATTCAGTGACAACCCTGGAATCCATGAACCCT TGGAGCCAGAGTTCAAGTATGTTGGGAACATGCATGGGAATGAggttctgggcagggagctgctgctccagctctcgGAGTTCCTGTGTGAGGAGTATCAACAGCGTAACCAACGGATCACACGGCTCATCTGGGACACACGCATCCACATCCTGCCCTCCATGAACCCAGATGGATATGAAGTGGCTGCCAACCAG GATCCAGGTGCCATTGGGTACCTTACAGGCAGGAACAATGCCAACGGCGTTGACTTGAACCGTAACTTCCCTGATCTCAACACTTTCATGTACTACAGTGAGAAAACAGGTGGTCCCAATCACCACATTCCCCTGCCAGCAAACTGGAAAAGCCAG GTGGAGCCAGAAACTCTGGCTGTGATTAACTGGATGCGCCGCTACAACTTTGTCCTCTCAGCCAATCTCCATGGGGGAGCTCTAGTGGCAAATTACCCCTACGACAAAGCCCAAGAGCAACAGGGCCGTGGGCGAGGCCGTGGCTATCACCCTGAAAGCAacaccccatctcccacccccGACGACAAGCTGTTCCAGAAG CTGGCCAGAACCTATTCCTATGCCCATCACTCAATGCACCAGAGCTCAACCTGCGGAGAGCAGTTTGTTGATGGCATCACCAACGGTGCTTCCTGGTATTCTCTCAGCAAGG GAATGCAGGACTTTAATTATCTTTACACCAACTGCTTTGAGATCACTCTGGAGCTCAGCTGCAACAAGTTTCCACCGCAAAAGGACCTGGAGAAGGAATGGCTAGCCAATCGTGAGGCACTCATCACCTACTTAGAGGAG GTTCATCAGGGCATCAAAGGGCTGGTGTCCGATCAGAACAACAATGGAATTGCAGGTGCTGTGATTTCTGTCCAGGGGATCGGCCATGATGTTACCTCTG GTGACCAGGGAGACTATTTCCGGTTGCTGCTGCCAGGCACTTATACCATCACTGCCTTGGCATATGGATATCAACCACAGACAGTGACAGTAACTGTGGGCCCAGCTGGGCCTTCGCTG